One segment of Neobacillus endophyticus DNA contains the following:
- a CDS encoding CD3324 family protein: protein MKYMNASEVLPENLILEIQKYVQGKTLYIPKPETEYRKWGTSSGGRRLLDRRNEAIRNSFISGSSIEQLANEYYLSTETIKKIVYSHKK, encoded by the coding sequence ATGAAATATATGAATGCAAGCGAAGTTTTACCTGAGAATCTAATTTTGGAAATCCAAAAGTATGTTCAGGGGAAAACGCTGTATATTCCTAAACCGGAAACGGAGTATCGGAAATGGGGAACTTCAAGTGGCGGAAGAAGGCTACTTGATCGCCGTAATGAGGCCATTAGAAATTCTTTTATAAGTGGCAGCAGTATCGAGCAATTAGCTAACGAATATTACCTCTCCACCGAAACCATTAAGAAAATTGTTTATTCACATAAAAAGTAG